A window of Gloeothece verrucosa PCC 7822 genomic DNA:
TGAACGAAAAAGCAAACCAATTAGCTCATTATTTGCGGGAAATGGGCATTAAAACCGAAACGCTGATAGGTCTATCTATAGAACGTTCTTTAGAGATGATTATCGCTCTCCTGGGCATTCTAAAAGCCGGAGCCGCCTATCTTCCCCTTGATCCTGAATATCCCCCAGAACGTTTACATTTCATGCTAGAAGATAGTCAAGCGTTTCTCCTACTAACCCAGGCTTCATTATTAGAAAAATTACCAAATAATCAAACCAAAATACTTTTACTAGCAGAAATTTGGCCAAGAATCTCCTCTTATAGTCAAGAGAATTTGACCGGAGTTGTAGAAGCCGCTAACCTAGCCTATCTTATTTATACATCGGGTTCCACAGGCAAACCCAAAGGCGTGATGGTAGAACATCGAGGCGTTTATAACCTTGCTCAAGCCCAAATAGAAGCCTTTTCCGTAGAAAAGAACAGCCGCGTTCTCCAGTTTGCCTCCTTTAGTTTTGATGCTTGCATTTCAGAAATATTAATGGCTTTAGGTTCAGGGGCGACTCTTTATCTAGCTTGCAAAGATGCTATCATGCCGGGACAGCCTTTAAATGATTTTTTGCGGCAACAAGAAATTACCCATGTCACCCTACCCCCATCGGTTTTAGCCGCCTTACCCGTTGAGACTTTACCCGCATTACAAAGCCTGATCGTAGCAGGAGAAGCCTGTTCTCTCGAACTTATGAAACAATGGTCAAGGGAGCGAAACTTTTTTAATGCTTATGGACCGACGGAAGCAAGCGTCTGTGCTACGATCGCCCAATGTACCCCCAATGACGCTAAAGTGACCATAGGTTGTGCGATGGCTAATGTTCAGGTTTATATTTTAGATTCCCACCTTCAACCCGTACCCATAGGGGTCATTGGCGAAATTCATATCGGTGGGGTAGGAATTGCTCGGGGTTATTTAAACCGCCCCGAATTAACTCAAGAAAAATTTATCCGAGATCCTTTCAGTAATAATCAAGCTAGACTTTATAAAACAGGCGATTTAGGACGTTATTTAGCCGATGGTAAAATTGAATATTTAGGACGCATTGACCATCAGGTAAAAGTACGCGGTTTTCGGATTGAATTAGGAGAAATTGAAGCCGCTTTATTGAAACATCCTTTCGTAAAAGAAGCAGTAGTTATCGCCCGAAGTGATTATACAACTGTTCAGCATGACTCTAAACTAAATACTAATCTTATCGCTTATTTAATTCCTGCCTTTTCTGCTCAGGTTTTAGCTGAACAACTCGCCCAAGTACGGGAGTTTATTCAACAACAACTGCCCGGTTATATGGTTCCCCAAGAGTTTGTACTGCTCGATGCTTTCCCCCTAACCTCTAATGGCAAAATAGATCGGAGAAAGCTACCAACTCCTGATAAAAATACTCGTCATTTGACAGAGCGCTTTTTAGCTCCAAGTAGTCCTATTGAAGTCCAGATGGCGGAACTTTGGAGTCAAATTTTAGGGATTGAACCCATAGGAGTAGATGATAATTTCTTTAAAATTGGTGGTCATTCTCTTTTAGCAACCCAATTAGTTACCCGTATTCGTGACCAATTTAAGCTAGATTTACCCCTAAAAAAAATCTTTGAATATCCAGTCCTTAAAGATTTAGCGAATTATTTATGCTGTAATGAATCGGCAGATGTGGCAAAAGATCAAGAAATAATATTAGAAGATATTCCCCGTCGGCCAGAAAATAGCCCTAAAAAGCTTTCTTTTGCTCAACAACGTTTGTGGATATTAGAGCAAATAAAAGGCCCTTCTCCCATTTATAATATGCCGATTGCCTTAGAATTAAAAGGCGACTTAAATATTGAGGTGCTTTCTCAAAGTTTAACCTATATTGTCAATCGCCATAGTAGTTTACGAATGTATTTTCCTTCGGTGAACGGTCAACCTGAAACTCAAATTAAAAGAATAGAAAAACTGAGCATTTTAAGCCTAAAAAATTTACAAAATTTAGATCAAAATACTCAATTTTTAACTGTCCAACAACTTATTGATTTTCATGCTTTAGAACCGTTTGATTTGAAGGTAGGGCCCTTATTTAAAGTTAAGTTGTTACAACTCCAAGCTAAAAAATTTATTTTATTAATTAATATGCACCATATTATCAGTGATGGCTGGTCTATGGCGATATTTATGCGGGAATTAAATCATGCTTATAATGCCTTTTTTCAAGGTCAAAAACCATCCCTTCCGTCACTACCTATCGAGTATACTGATTTTGCCGCTTGGCAACGTGAGCGCCTAGAAAAAGGAACTTTAGAAACCCAAGTTAACTATTGGAAAAATCAACTTAAAGATGTTCCTCCCCTAGATAATTTATTGATAAATTGTCCAAAATGTGCTAATGAGAATCAGGAGGGTAATTCTTATATTCATAATTTAAACCCTAAATTAACAGAAAAATTAAAAACCTTAAGTCAGGAACAAGGCGTTAGTTTATTTATGGTTTTATTAGCCGCTTTTAGCCTTTTACTTTCCCGTTATAGCGGTCAAAATGATCTGTGTATTGGTTCTCCCATCGCTAATCGCACCCATAGCCAAACTGAAGGCTTAATCGGCTTTTTTATTAATATCTTAGTTATGCGAAGTAAAATCAATCTAGAAGAAAGTTTTATTGAATTATTGCAACAAACTCGACAAACTTGCTTAGACGCATACTCTCATCAAGAAATTCCCTTTGAGTATATTGTAAAACTTTTACACCCAGACTGTAATCTAACTTATAATCCCTTCTTTAAAGCGCTGTTGGTGTTACAAAATATTAAAGGATTAGAGCAGGGATTTAGTTTACCAGACCTGAATATTCAACCTTTAGAACAGAATTATTCTTTTGCCAAATTTGACCTACTGCTTGATATTTCCGAACAAGAAGATCAACTACGTTGTGGGTGGGTAGGTGCCAAGAATTTATGTGAAGTTGAAACCCTTCAACAGATAGCGGCTCATTTTGTAGTTTTGTTAGAAGAAATTGTAAATAATTCACAACAAGCGCTTAAGTACCTAGACATTCATTAAAGTTAACTGTTTGGCAAGGGAACACCGGATCTGAGAACAGGAACGAGCCTTGTCTAGAGGGACTTTTAAAGATTTTTGAAGCCGCTTTACTGGTTTGTACGTACCCCTAACCGTTCCTATGGCTCTATATATTATGGGGTCGTTGTGGGGTTTTTCGCTCATGTATACAAAACCGCGTAGGCAATTAAGACAACGAAATTTTTTTTGAGGAAATTTTGGGAATAAGCCATGAAGAGCTTGTTGTAAGAAATATAAGGATAACAATCCAGCTTACACCCTATTACTTTCAATAAAGAAATATGCTAGTTAAATCTCAAAGTTTATCTATAATTCGGATGGTTGCTATTGGCTGTTTATCTGCAACAGTTCTTATCAGTACCTTTGATGTTAAGAGTGCTAATGCTGGAAACCGTTTTGGCCGAAATCATAGTGAAAATTCTCACAGTCGCGGTTCGGGAAGTTCCCATAATGGGGACCATCATCCCAGTTCAAGAAATTCTCATGATTCCCACGACGATTGGGACAATTCTAGTAATTCGGGCCATCATCCTAATTCGAGAAATTCTCATGATTCCCACGACGATTGGGACAATTCTAGTAATTCGGGCCATCATCCTAATTCGAGAAATTCTCATGATTCCCACGACGATTGGGACAATTCTAGTAATTCGGGCCATCATCCTAATTCGAGAAATTCTCATGATTCCCATGACGATTGGGGCAATTCTAGTAATTCGGGCCATCATCCCAGTTCGAGAAATTCTCATAACTCCCACGATGATTGGAACAGTTCTAATGAACCCTCTCGTGATAGCCGTTCCCGCAATTTCTAACATAGATAGCTAATAAAAAGCCAAAATTGATTTGTTTGCTGCTCACAAAGCTAGTTTGGAGTACATTTGGGGCTAGATTTTGTTTAAGTCCCATTAGTAATGATGTTTATGCTTGTGGAAGATGTCAACGAGATGAACCTGCAAGAGAATTCATTCTGGCACACCGTAAACAAGTGTATGGATGAGTAGCACACAAAGGTTGTTCTTCTGTAACGGCATTAGCGATCACAAATTCTCGTAAAATTGTCACCCAAGAATCTGATAAAGAAGCCGCTTGTGCAAAAGCTAAAATAGGAGCATATTCAATTAAAAGATCTTTTTTCAAAACCCTAGAAATTTCTTCATTAGTAACATCATTATCAAAACAGGGCGGTAAATCAAGTCCTAACACTCGAAAAGTAAGAATAGCTTGAACGCATTTTTCACAATACCCACAGTTACGGTCTTTTTGTTTTCCTTCCCAACAAACTCTGAGGTTTTCTAACGCTTCTGGCCACTGAGCAACTAGCTCAAGTTTAGCGGGACGAGAAAAAGCGCCTCCATCATGAAATATATTAAAAGAATCGCTTGACAACAAAGGATCAGTCAAAGGATTTGAACCCCAACCCCAAGATATATCAATGGCATTATAAGGATCAGAACTCGGAATTAAACCAATAGAATAGCCGCCCTGTAATAGCATTAAACCAGAAGCAACAGCCGCGCCGTGAACATCCTCCCAAATTTTTGATTTTCCCAGAAATTCTCGAAAGTTAGTTTTCATGGTAATTAGCTCTAAACCCAGACTGTTGAGCATTAATTTGGACTTTTGCGCCGCTCGCTCAAAAGCTTCAGATTCAGACAGAGGAATATCAAACCCTTGCACCATCAACCCTGCTTGTAGAGGGCGCTGACTCCTGCCGCATTTTCCTTGACTATGACGAAAGGCCGTAAAGCAACTATCTAAACCCCCTGAGAAAGCAGAAATAGCTTTTTGAGGTCTATCGGTTATCAAAGGTTCTCGTTCAACTTCTGCGGTCATTGCGACTGGCCGGTAACGATTTGGCCGCCAGCATGACCAGACTGCTTGAAATTCCTCTAGATTTCGTAACAAAGAGGGGGAAACCTCTCCATGAATCACTAGGTCAGTTTTTTGACTCATGGCAAGAAAAATTACAGCCGCCACAAAGGGATCACAGTTTGGAGTCAGTAAAGAACTATGCTCTGCTGGTATTTGATAGCAAAGAATATTTTTATTGTTATCTGGAGTTTCAATGGTCACACTAACGGTAGTTATGCCATCAGTTTCGACTGTTGATTCTGGCCAAAGATGAGTTTTAGTCATGATTTAATTTCCTTTTAAGATAAATTATGAAAATATTGACTTGATTTGTCTAATAAATACTCCGCAGCCTGATTAATTTCTGAAGAATCTTTAACAAATCTACAAAATGAAACTTCATGAGTCCAGCTTTCATAAAATGACTGATTTTTATGATAAGAGTTAGCGAGAAAAATGTGAGGAATACCTAAAATAACACAAAGAATATGCCCATGTAAGCGATTTGTAATAATCATTTTATGTTGTTTAAATTGATAAATACCACAGTGCATTATTGCCCAAGAAATACGATGATGATTACAATTATAAAGGCTATTAAAAATTACTGGGTATGAATTAAATATTGGCTGTAGCTCTTTCAACATAAACTCTAGTTCATTAGTTAAACCCATAACTTGACCACCAGTTATAGCATTGACTAGGTTTGATTCGCAAATCTTCCAAGGTCTTCCTAATTGGTAGGAAACCCAATCAGCTTGAACAACATTTGATAGAGTGAAAATAGGTGCTGATGAAAAATCTTTATTCAGTTCTTCGTCAAAGCGGCAATGATACAAAATAGAAGAAGATTGACCATAATTAAGAGAGGTTAAATAAGATGTATTCGCCAATTGAAACGCTATATCAGTTGTTTTAAATATCTGACAGTTACTAAAATATTTTAGCGCAATTTCATAGCTCTGATTTTCTCGTGTAAATAAAGTTAAATTAGGATGAGAATTAAAAATATCAGCCGCTTGTTTTAAATTCTCCTGATTTTGAAAATAAATGCTTTGCGGCATAATGATAATGGGGCGATCACGATATTTAGCAATCACATATTCCCTAAACTCTTGATGATTTTTCCATAAATCCCCTAAATTACCGCCTCCTTGAAAAATAATCGGTATTTTACCGGCTTTTTTTTCCATTTCTTCATCAGAAAAATCGTAGATGCTGGCGGCAGTATAGCGGATTTTGGTCGGGCAAGCTTCGGTTAAATAAGAAATCTCTCCTAACCAAATTAGATGATCTCCAATATTATGATAATCAGGAAAATTGAGGAGACAGCACTCAGTTAATGAGCCAATTTGAGTTAAACTTTGGTGTAAATTTGTTTTGAGTTTTTCTGCTACAGAATTATTCATTACTTGACCTGATTTAGTTAGAGAAATTATTTTTTTGATTTATGTTTTTAAAGTTTAAGCTAAAAAATTATTTGACATTTTTAGAAAAACTCGCTCTTAAAAAACCATAAGACCAGAATAAACGATAAATAGGGACTCGTAAAAGCCAAAATTTTCTCTTCTTATTTTTAACAATAAAACAAAAATCAGCTAAGACTGATGTCGCCCAATTTTTGATAACATAAAACCGACCTACTCGAAGTTGATAAATCGACTGAAGTCCTATTATTTCTTTATAAATTCTGCGATAGACTTTGAGCAAAGATTCGTTATGCGAATGATAAACGGCGGCTGAAGGTTCATAAATAATTTTGTAGCCCATCTTTAACATTGTTACTGCCCACTCTCGGTCTTCGCAAGCCGGTAAAATTTCATCAAAATTATGCTTTTCCCAACAAAGACGGCGAATCGCAGAATTAGCATTAGAAAAAGAATGTTCTTTGATATTATCTGGATCTGTCTGAATTCGTATCTCGTCTTTGTAACACATTAAATGATCTCGCTCAACTGTTGGCCAAGCATCGGGTTGAGGTAGCTGTTTACCATAAACACCCGCCACTTTTTGATCATCAAAATGTTTAACCATATTTTGTAACCAGTGCTGATCGTAGGGAAAAGCATGAGCGCTCAATAAGAGAATGATCTCTCCTGTAGCCGCTTTAAAACCAATGTTCAAAGAACCACCAAATGTAAATTCCTCTGGAGAAATTTGAATGAGTTTAATGTCACTTCTTTGCTTGACAATTTCCACTGTTCCATCTGTAGAACCGGAATCTACTACAATAATCTCATTAGGTTTGATTGATTGATTATTCAGAATATCTAAAGTTTTTCCTATATATTTAGCTTCATTTTTGGTACGAATCAAGATGGTAGTTGTGGGACTTGTACAAATATCATTTACCATGAGCAAAACCTTGTAAGTAACTGGATTTTCATTAAAGTTAACTCTGTTTTTTTGACATACTATTTTTAATGACTTCCATAAGGTTAGTCATCATTCGTTCTACTGTAAACATCTTTTCTGCTCGTTGCCGGCAAGCTTGACCAATAGAGCGACGTAATTCCGGATTAAGCGCCCATTCTTCAATAGTTGTCACCAATTCTGCGACGGTAGCTTCCTCCTCAATTTTAGGGTCGCTGACTAATTTTCCTGTGTCTCCCAATTGTTCAGGTATACCACTAACCGCCGAAGCAACCACAGGTAAACCCTTTGCCATCGCCTCCATCACACACAAAGGCATTCCTTCTAATTTGGAAGGAAATACAAATATATCAGCCGCATTGAGCAAATCTGGTATATCTGAACGAGAACCTAAAAATATTACTTTGTCAGCGATGTTTAATTTTTCTATTATGCGTTTAAGTTTGCTTTGGAGTCTTCGCTCTCGCCATAGTTCTCTTCCTGCCCAAACAAAATAAAGTTGAGGCCAGATTTTGCTATGAACTAACTGTTTAATTGCTTCTATCTGGTATTGATAACCTTTTCGTCTTTCTATACGAGCGGATGTAAAACAAATTACCCCATCTGCCGGAATATTCAACGATTGACGCAGACGATCACGTATTACTTGATCACAAGGAGTAAAATACTCCGGAGGTCTTCCACAATGAATAACTTGCCCCTTATTTTTAGGCACTTTGAAGAGTTGATGTAATAAATTTAGATTATCCTGGGAGACGGTAATTACTGCCTGAGCTTGATTGTAGTGATCTAATAGTTCATCTAAATATTCTGGAAAAAACTCAGGGAAAGATGGTACTACTAAACCCTCACGTATAATATAGGGAATTTTCCGTTTAATAGCGATTTGTTTAACGGCAAAATTAGAGAAGGGATCACAATTACTACAAATAATTAAATCTGGCCGTTCGGAAGCATTGTTTAAAGTGGCTTGCCAACTTTGGGGATTATAATTTATATGCCATATTTTCCCTTCTGGTTCTACCCAAATATGTTTTATTCCTAACTGTTTTTGCTCGTTTATTTTATCTTCATTGA
This region includes:
- a CDS encoding non-ribosomal peptide synthetase, with the protein product MSDILQKLEKLSPEKRQLVLQKLKQQQGKKSNNKEKLTLIPRSREENIPLSFAQTRLWFVHQLEGASGAYTIERTLRLQGKLNLQALEQAFQALIQRHEPLRTQFKIKNNQPIQVIAANVTFQLPVINLQHLSNPEQEITHLLAKAVCEPFDLANGSVLRVKLWQVATDEYILLIAIHHIAADGWSMGILIRELAAYYQSHCMGATADLPPLPIQYADFVSWQRQWFTGEVLERQLSYWKQKLATIPLLHQLPSDRPRPATQSFSGGTELFQLDRELTEQLKQLSQRAGCTLFMTLLAGFAVLLSRYSGQDDIVIGSPIANRNRTEIEGLIGFFVNTLVLRFYLSKNPSFEEFLIQVRETTQEAYDHQDLPFEMLVEALQPERHLDRHPLVQIIFAFQNAPSASWDLPGVRVEKIETGLGLDSLSLDLEIHLSEVGGTIEGYCCYSRDLFDGETISRLMTHFRNLLKNIAKNPQQSVALIPFLTSDEQQQLLKDWNNNKKDYGCNQCIHQLVEEQAALNPEAIALVFENQSLTYRQLNEKANQLAHYLREMGIKTETLIGLSIERSLEMIIALLGILKAGAAYLPLDPEYPPERLHFMLEDSQAFLLLTQASLLEKLPNNQTKILLLAEIWPRISSYSQENLTGVVEAANLAYLIYTSGSTGKPKGVMVEHRGVYNLAQAQIEAFSVEKNSRVLQFASFSFDACISEILMALGSGATLYLACKDAIMPGQPLNDFLRQQEITHVTLPPSVLAALPVETLPALQSLIVAGEACSLELMKQWSRERNFFNAYGPTEASVCATIAQCTPNDAKVTIGCAMANVQVYILDSHLQPVPIGVIGEIHIGGVGIARGYLNRPELTQEKFIRDPFSNNQARLYKTGDLGRYLADGKIEYLGRIDHQVKVRGFRIELGEIEAALLKHPFVKEAVVIARSDYTTVQHDSKLNTNLIAYLIPAFSAQVLAEQLAQVREFIQQQLPGYMVPQEFVLLDAFPLTSNGKIDRRKLPTPDKNTRHLTERFLAPSSPIEVQMAELWSQILGIEPIGVDDNFFKIGGHSLLATQLVTRIRDQFKLDLPLKKIFEYPVLKDLANYLCCNESADVAKDQEIILEDIPRRPENSPKKLSFAQQRLWILEQIKGPSPIYNMPIALELKGDLNIEVLSQSLTYIVNRHSSLRMYFPSVNGQPETQIKRIEKLSILSLKNLQNLDQNTQFLTVQQLIDFHALEPFDLKVGPLFKVKLLQLQAKKFILLINMHHIISDGWSMAIFMRELNHAYNAFFQGQKPSLPSLPIEYTDFAAWQRERLEKGTLETQVNYWKNQLKDVPPLDNLLINCPKCANENQEGNSYIHNLNPKLTEKLKTLSQEQGVSLFMVLLAAFSLLLSRYSGQNDLCIGSPIANRTHSQTEGLIGFFINILVMRSKINLEESFIELLQQTRQTCLDAYSHQEIPFEYIVKLLHPDCNLTYNPFFKALLVLQNIKGLEQGFSLPDLNIQPLEQNYSFAKFDLLLDISEQEDQLRCGWVGAKNLCEVETLQQIAAHFVVLLEEIVNNSQQALKYLDIH
- a CDS encoding polysaccharide pyruvyl transferase family protein, with the translated sequence MNNSVAEKLKTNLHQSLTQIGSLTECCLLNFPDYHNIGDHLIWLGEISYLTEACPTKIRYTAASIYDFSDEEMEKKAGKIPIIFQGGGNLGDLWKNHQEFREYVIAKYRDRPIIIMPQSIYFQNQENLKQAADIFNSHPNLTLFTRENQSYEIALKYFSNCQIFKTTDIAFQLANTSYLTSLNYGQSSSILYHCRFDEELNKDFSSAPIFTLSNVVQADWVSYQLGRPWKICESNLVNAITGGQVMGLTNELEFMLKELQPIFNSYPVIFNSLYNCNHHRISWAIMHCGIYQFKQHKMIITNRLHGHILCVILGIPHIFLANSYHKNQSFYESWTHEVSFCRFVKDSSEINQAAEYLLDKSSQYFHNLS
- a CDS encoding glycosyltransferase family 2 protein; its protein translation is MVNDICTSPTTTILIRTKNEAKYIGKTLDILNNQSIKPNEIIVVDSGSTDGTVEIVKQRSDIKLIQISPEEFTFGGSLNIGFKAATGEIILLLSAHAFPYDQHWLQNMVKHFDDQKVAGVYGKQLPQPDAWPTVERDHLMCYKDEIRIQTDPDNIKEHSFSNANSAIRRLCWEKHNFDEILPACEDREWAVTMLKMGYKIIYEPSAAVYHSHNESLLKVYRRIYKEIIGLQSIYQLRVGRFYVIKNWATSVLADFCFIVKNKKRKFWLLRVPIYRLFWSYGFLRASFSKNVK
- a CDS encoding glycosyltransferase family 4 protein; translation: MSQQIFLYTNDRGIGGVAEDNHTIMCALAQLGYQVTCIQPQPFNEDKINEQKQLGIKHIWVEPEGKIWHINYNPQSWQATLNNASERPDLIICSNCDPFSNFAVKQIAIKRKIPYIIREGLVVPSFPEFFPEYLDELLDHYNQAQAVITVSQDNLNLLHQLFKVPKNKGQVIHCGRPPEYFTPCDQVIRDRLRQSLNIPADGVICFTSARIERRKGYQYQIEAIKQLVHSKIWPQLYFVWAGRELWRERRLQSKLKRIIEKLNIADKVIFLGSRSDIPDLLNAADIFVFPSKLEGMPLCVMEAMAKGLPVVASAVSGIPEQLGDTGKLVSDPKIEEEATVAELVTTIEEWALNPELRRSIGQACRQRAEKMFTVERMMTNLMEVIKNSMSKKQS